From one Coffea eugenioides isolate CCC68of chromosome 11, Ceug_1.0, whole genome shotgun sequence genomic stretch:
- the LOC113753541 gene encoding putative disease resistance protein At1g50180 → MVGKDFRTRKILEDLLLQHVCRAKDDMAPFSDLDLAQKLYQFLQSKRFLIVLDDACSADAWECLRIALLSQEPTASKVLLTTRDVGVADKIASSLADDKGFIHRMRFLNPDEGWELLREMAFRAHSSSGKGIISRKNLTSPGQTTYLLAGFQFVHEVFIVAVNLQKHLGLAERLDILVFFFGFLDLWLKIWGSQLSPYFFLHIIFHSVIV, encoded by the coding sequence ATGGTGGGGAAGGACTTCCGCACCAGAAAAATTTTGGAAGATTTGCTGCTGCAACATGTCTGCCGAGCCAAGGATGATATGGCCCCATTTTCAGATTTGGACTTGGCTCAGAAGCTTTACCAGTTCCTGCAGTCCAAGAGATTCTTGATTGTTTTGGATGATGCCTGCTCTGCCGATGCTTGGGAGTGCCTCCGCATTGCACTTTTGTCTCAAGAACCAACCGCCAGCAAAGTGCTGCTCACCACTCGGGATGTCGGAGTTGCAGACAAGATTGCTTCTTCATTAGCCGACGACAAAGGATTCATTCACCGGATGAGATTTCTTAACCCAGACGAAGGCTGGGAGCTTCTCCGCGAGATGGCTTTCAGAGCTCACTCTTCTTCTGGTAAAGGCATCATTTCCAGAAAAAATCTTACCTCTCCTGGGCAGACCACATATCTTCTTGCTGGGTTCCAATTTGTCCATGAGGTCTTCATCGTTGCTGTTAATTTGCAGAAGCATCTAGGTTTAGCAGAGCGCCTCGACATTCTTGTCTTCTTCTTCGGCTTCTTGGATTTGTGGCTGAAGATTTGGGGCTCCCAATTGAGTCCCTATTTTTTCCTCCATATAATTTTCCATTCGGTGATTGTTTga